Proteins co-encoded in one Methanobrevibacter gottschalkii DSM 11977 genomic window:
- a CDS encoding serine protein kinase RIO, protein MDSKIAKADAKHEKLHSQKRKKDSSDRKVGNEIFDKITLETLYKLANQGHIDILNGAISTGKEANVLTGITDDGKFIAVKVYRIATSDFKKMDYYLKGDPRFNLKTKNKRKIIYSWVTKEFKNLTRLESAGVKVPHPITSANNVLLIEFIGDENGNPAQPVKNQPPKNSEEFFKKLLINLKLFVNEAKLVHGDLSNYNILNKDEEPVIIDVSQSVVLDNPISRELLERDINTLVREYTKLGVKTSFEEIWEYVNPR, encoded by the coding sequence ATGGATTCGAAAATAGCTAAAGCAGATGCAAAACATGAAAAATTACATTCCCAGAAAAGAAAGAAAGATAGTTCTGATAGGAAAGTGGGGAATGAAATTTTCGATAAAATAACATTAGAAACACTATATAAATTAGCTAACCAAGGACATATCGATATTTTAAATGGTGCTATTAGCACCGGTAAAGAAGCCAATGTACTTACAGGCATTACTGATGATGGAAAATTTATAGCAGTCAAAGTTTATAGAATTGCTACATCTGATTTTAAAAAAATGGATTATTACCTTAAAGGAGATCCTAGATTTAATCTTAAAACCAAAAATAAGAGAAAAATTATTTATTCATGGGTTACAAAAGAATTTAAAAATTTAACCCGCCTTGAATCTGCAGGAGTTAAAGTACCTCACCCAATTACAAGTGCAAATAATGTATTATTAATTGAATTTATTGGAGATGAAAATGGAAATCCTGCACAACCTGTTAAGAATCAACCACCTAAAAATTCTGAAGAATTTTTCAAGAAGTTACTTATAAATCTAAAATTATTTGTAAATGAAGCAAAATTAGTGCATGGCGATTTGTCAAATTATAATATATTAAATAAAGATGAAGAGCCTGTAATTATTGATGTTTCACAATCTGTTGTTTTAGATAATCCGATTTCAAGAGAACTTCTTGAAAGAGACATTAACACACTTGTTCGTGAATATACTAAACTTGGTGTTAAAACTAGTTTTGAAGAAATTTGGGAATATGTGAATCCCCGGTAA
- the eif1A gene encoding translation initiation factor eIF-1A, which yields MSKPNQNQQQEYRRVRTPKKGEIPGVVEQIMGHGKLKVRCADGNMRMTRIPGKMKKRIWIREGDVILVKPWDFQSDEKADVIWRYTKTESNWLERKGYLKM from the coding sequence TTGTCTAAACCTAATCAAAATCAACAACAAGAATATAGAAGAGTGAGAACTCCTAAAAAAGGTGAAATTCCTGGAGTAGTTGAACAAATTATGGGACACGGAAAATTAAAAGTTCGTTGTGCTGATGGAAATATGAGAATGACTAGAATCCCTGGAAAAATGAAAAAACGTATTTGGATTCGTGAAGGAGACGTGATCCTTGTAAAGCCATGGGATTTCCAATCTGATGAAAAAGCTGATGTAATTTGGAGATACACCAAAACCGAATCAAATTGGCTTGAAAGAAAAGGCTACTTAAAAATGTAG
- a CDS encoding GyrI-like domain-containing protein, with the protein MESEVKVIPEQKLAVINCKTPITDLEIFLSMLMGWVDAEEIETAGEPFIVYFSPRHQVNKGDAVFDVSIPIKEDANETDRIRVVDMISNKVLSGIHYGSADSIMETYEKLVDIAQENHYDIIGSPKEVLIKNVHNCDDEKEYITEIQLPIIEM; encoded by the coding sequence ATGGAAAGTGAAGTTAAAGTAATTCCAGAACAAAAATTAGCTGTTATTAATTGTAAAACTCCAATTACTGATTTAGAAATTTTCCTTTCAATGTTAATGGGTTGGGTTGATGCTGAAGAGATCGAAACTGCTGGTGAACCATTCATTGTTTATTTCTCACCAAGACATCAAGTCAATAAGGGGGATGCAGTATTTGATGTAAGCATTCCAATTAAAGAAGATGCTAATGAAACAGATAGAATTCGTGTTGTTGACATGATTTCAAACAAAGTTTTATCCGGTATTCATTATGGCTCTGCAGATAGTATAATGGAAACTTATGAAAAATTAGTTGATATTGCTCAGGAAAATCACTATGATATTATCGGATCACCTAAAGAAGTTTTAATAAAAAATGTTCATAATTGTGATGATGAAAAAGAATACATAACTGAGATTCAATTGCCTATTATTGAAATGTAG
- a CDS encoding N-acetylneuraminate synthase family protein: protein MKLFNKYPFLIGEISFNYYDLAKKEELSYFRVAKLLIEKCSECGINGVNFHVGDSEYLHCKYEEDSNQTDQLSFDEYKELAEYCKKLGLVFIITPANIEIVDKLNDVVDVYKISSSDLTNLPLIDYISNKHKPILLSTAASNLREIKSAVKCIEDNSNFKIIIMHSVLSYPTKLEDANLLMIKDLSEQFKDYDVGYSDYTVSDNFMFILTTAYQYGAVVLEKYFTLDKSFEGHEFAMDEEDARIVRLSANVLSKINGYKNKQPLICESFSKRNVRKSIVAKRDIKSGEIIDNSNIDFKRPGVGISPSKVDDIIGKNANRDISKGSLIEYDMLS, encoded by the coding sequence ATGAAACTATTTAATAAATATCCTTTTTTAATTGGTGAAATTAGTTTTAATTACTATGATCTGGCTAAAAAAGAGGAGTTATCTTATTTTCGAGTTGCAAAACTTTTAATTGAAAAATGTAGTGAATGTGGAATTAATGGAGTTAATTTCCATGTTGGAGATTCTGAATATTTGCATTGTAAATATGAAGAAGATTCAAATCAAACTGATCAATTAAGTTTTGATGAGTATAAAGAGCTGGCGGAGTATTGTAAGAAATTAGGTTTGGTTTTTATTATAACTCCTGCAAATATTGAAATTGTGGATAAGTTAAATGATGTAGTTGATGTTTATAAAATCTCTTCTTCTGATTTAACTAATCTTCCACTTATTGATTATATTTCAAATAAACACAAACCTATATTATTGTCAACTGCAGCTTCTAATTTAAGGGAGATTAAATCTGCTGTTAAATGTATAGAAGATAATTCTAATTTTAAAATTATTATAATGCATTCTGTTTTATCATATCCTACAAAACTAGAAGATGCTAATCTTTTAATGATAAAAGATCTTTCAGAACAATTCAAGGATTATGATGTTGGTTACTCGGATTATACAGTTTCTGATAATTTTATGTTTATCTTAACAACTGCATACCAGTATGGTGCTGTTGTGCTGGAAAAATATTTCACATTGGATAAGTCATTTGAAGGACACGAATTCGCTATGGATGAAGAAGATGCACGTATTGTTAGATTAAGTGCTAATGTATTGTCTAAGATTAATGGTTATAAAAATAAACAACCTTTAATTTGTGAGTCTTTTTCAAAAAGGAATGTTAGAAAATCTATTGTTGCAAAAAGGGATATTAAATCTGGTGAAATAATTGATAATTCAAATATTGATTTTAAAAGGCCGGGAGTGGGTATTTCTCCATCAAAAGTAGATGATATTATTGGTAAAAATGCTAATAGGGATATTTCTAAAGGTTCTTTAATAGAATATGATATGTTATCATAA
- a CDS encoding molybdenum cofactor synthesis domain-containing protein: MGTEFLKIKECDEATEIIQKLFDEKLNQQSEEILVTESYGRILFEDVYSKMDFPPFDKALKDGFAILAEDSFGASEESPKTLDVIDFLEAGATTDKKVEKGKCIEISTGAAMPEGAESVVMVEYAEKSDGKVNLLTTATPTQDVARKGSDIEEGKLILKKGDFLNPGKIGVLLSQGFETIEVYKKPILGVISSGNEISLQGEGLTYGKIYDVNGGMIKNAAISCGADAHFLGIMRDNYDEVKHKITDALKEADIIICSGGTSAGLGDVLNSVLEELGEVYIHGISVQPGKPTIIGVIEDKLVIGLPGNPVSALMIFNAFIAEPLTKLAGIDKDFELDTVKGKMTRRIHSPVGRMQYQLVKVDGKDIHPIFKDSGAIFSLSTADGYVKVPKSVELLDEGEEVEVYLFN; encoded by the coding sequence ATGGGTACCGAATTTTTAAAAATTAAAGAATGTGATGAAGCTACTGAAATTATTCAAAAATTATTTGATGAAAAATTAAATCAACAAAGTGAAGAAATTCTTGTTACAGAATCATACGGAAGAATTTTATTTGAGGATGTTTATTCAAAAATGGATTTTCCACCCTTTGATAAAGCTTTAAAAGATGGATTTGCAATACTTGCTGAAGATAGTTTTGGAGCATCTGAAGAATCTCCTAAAACATTGGATGTAATTGATTTTTTAGAGGCAGGTGCAACTACTGATAAAAAGGTTGAAAAAGGAAAATGTATTGAGATTAGTACTGGTGCAGCAATGCCGGAAGGTGCAGAGTCTGTTGTAATGGTGGAGTATGCTGAAAAATCAGATGGTAAAGTTAATTTATTAACTACTGCTACTCCTACACAGGATGTTGCTCGTAAAGGATCTGATATTGAGGAAGGTAAATTAATTCTTAAAAAAGGAGATTTCTTAAATCCCGGTAAAATTGGAGTATTGCTTTCACAAGGTTTTGAAACTATTGAGGTGTATAAAAAACCTATTTTGGGAGTGATATCTTCTGGAAATGAAATTTCTCTTCAAGGAGAAGGATTAACCTACGGTAAAATATATGATGTTAACGGAGGCATGATTAAAAACGCCGCTATTTCTTGTGGTGCAGACGCTCATTTTTTAGGCATTATGAGGGATAATTATGATGAAGTTAAACATAAAATAACTGATGCTTTAAAAGAAGCGGACATTATAATTTGTTCTGGTGGAACTTCTGCAGGTCTTGGAGATGTTTTAAACAGCGTTTTAGAAGAATTGGGTGAAGTTTATATTCATGGTATTTCAGTTCAACCAGGTAAACCAACTATCATTGGAGTAATTGAAGATAAATTGGTCATTGGTCTTCCGGGAAATCCTGTTTCTGCTTTAATGATATTTAATGCATTTATTGCAGAACCGTTAACTAAATTGGCTGGTATTGATAAGGATTTTGAACTTGACACTGTTAAAGGCAAAATGACTAGAAGAATTCATTCTCCTGTTGGAAGAATGCAATATCAACTTGTTAAAGTAGATGGAAAGGATATCCATCCAATATTTAAAGATTCAGGTGCAATATTTTCACTTTCAACTGCTGATGGTTATGTAAAAGTTCCAAAATCTGTTGAACTTTTAGATGAAGGTGAAGAAGTAGAAGTTTATTTATTTAATTAA
- a CDS encoding cytidylyltransferase domain-containing protein encodes MFNNNKILVVIPAKGVSKGIPRKYVRLLNNKPLIYYAINIAKSSQYVDDVVVTTDDSEIASISEKFGVSVIRRSKELSGEDIPLDAVVFNAMVQKEKSAFDEYDIVITMLPTSPLLKTQTLDNAIENFDDFSLESVISVVEDKQLFWGYDDDNKIYFPKYIERCNRKDLPSSFRETGAIIATRRGFINEISCIGENIDVIELSDEEAITVDDFKDWWIVETILQRKRIGIVVNANNEIGTRRIDNCLAFASKLVSHEFLFILDEKHKLGQNLVEKFGFNFKIYNGHDAIYNILEEFAPQIIINDVSDTTEEYMSDLKERGYFVANFDDLGVGSNLADVVFDSLYEHDLSDTNVYTGQKFHILKDEFYFQPHKVITQDVDNILIMVDGNDPKHLSEKFLEAILSTTYEMKINIIVGRGYENIEQFISNYESNPLVQIYQNVPNVSDFMFKADILVTSASKIMYDACALGVPTICVYQNDLETSHVFANSANGILNLGDVESLTKQEFVNQFLELVNNHDLRLNMHNKMKSIDLQHGYENICAVVTEEYRKFAMNK; translated from the coding sequence ATGTTCAATAATAATAAAATTTTAGTAGTTATTCCAGCTAAAGGGGTTTCAAAAGGGATTCCTCGCAAATATGTTCGTTTATTGAATAATAAACCGTTGATTTATTATGCAATAAACATTGCTAAATCATCTCAATATGTTGATGATGTTGTTGTAACTACTGATGATTCTGAAATTGCATCAATTTCTGAAAAATTTGGTGTAAGTGTTATTAGACGTTCAAAAGAATTATCCGGAGAGGATATTCCTTTGGATGCTGTTGTGTTTAATGCTATGGTTCAAAAAGAAAAATCTGCATTTGATGAATATGATATTGTAATTACAATGTTGCCTACATCCCCTTTACTTAAAACACAGACTTTAGATAATGCTATTGAAAATTTTGATGATTTTTCTCTTGAAAGTGTAATTTCTGTTGTAGAAGATAAACAGTTGTTTTGGGGTTATGATGATGATAATAAAATATATTTTCCCAAGTATATTGAAAGATGTAATAGAAAAGATTTACCCAGTTCTTTTAGAGAAACTGGTGCAATCATAGCTACTCGTAGAGGTTTTATCAACGAAATTTCTTGTATTGGGGAAAATATTGATGTTATTGAATTATCTGATGAGGAAGCCATTACAGTTGATGATTTTAAAGACTGGTGGATTGTTGAAACAATTCTTCAGAGGAAAAGAATAGGAATTGTTGTAAACGCCAATAATGAAATAGGAACTAGAAGAATTGACAATTGTTTAGCATTTGCATCAAAACTTGTTTCTCATGAATTTCTATTTATTTTAGATGAAAAACATAAATTAGGACAAAATTTAGTTGAAAAATTTGGCTTTAATTTTAAAATTTATAATGGTCATGATGCAATTTATAATATATTGGAGGAATTTGCCCCTCAGATCATAATTAATGATGTATCAGACACTACGGAGGAGTATATGTCTGATTTAAAAGAAAGAGGGTATTTTGTTGCTAATTTTGATGATTTAGGTGTTGGGTCAAATTTGGCTGATGTTGTATTTGATTCATTATATGAGCATGATTTGAGTGATACAAATGTTTATACTGGTCAAAAATTCCATATTCTTAAAGATGAATTTTATTTCCAGCCTCATAAAGTAATTACTCAGGATGTAGATAATATTTTGATTATGGTTGATGGCAATGATCCTAAACATTTGTCTGAAAAGTTTTTAGAAGCAATTTTATCCACTACATATGAAATGAAAATAAATATTATAGTAGGTAGGGGATATGAGAATATTGAACAGTTTATATCTAACTATGAATCCAATCCTTTAGTTCAAATTTATCAAAATGTTCCAAATGTCAGCGATTTTATGTTTAAAGCAGATATATTAGTTACTTCTGCAAGTAAAATCATGTATGATGCTTGCGCATTAGGTGTTCCTACAATTTGTGTTTATCAAAATGATTTAGAAACTTCTCATGTTTTTGCAAATAGTGCTAATGGAATTTTAAATCTTGGTGATGTTGAATCATTAACAAAACAGGAATTTGTTAATCAATTCTTGGAATTAGTTAATAATCATGATCTTAGGTTGAACATGCATAATAAAATGAAATCTATTGATTTGCAACATGGTTATGAAAATATTTGTGCTGTTGTAACAGAAGAGTATAGGAAGTTTGCAATGAATAAATGA
- the hypD gene encoding hydrogenase formation protein HypD, with translation MKSMSDKLLKKINELSTPVKIMHVCGSHEHTIMENGIRSLLPDEIEIIAGPGCPVCVVPSREIDEALELIDRGVTITTFGDMLRVPGSERSLADAKAEGGDVRVVYGINRAIEISEKEDNDVAFISAGFETTAPTTAAELLATPPENFSVLSCHRLIPPAIDFLINSGETSLNALIEPGHVCTIIGTRPFEYFSKEFGIPQAVAGFNPLDILMSVYMILRQIHNETPKIENEYTRAVREEGNTIAQEKMNQVFEVTSREWRGFPKIPNSILEIKDEFSEYNAREKYDIEVKDVNEAPKGCICGPILRGLARPEDCKLFRKTCNPLHPIGACMVSKEGTCNIAHRYSR, from the coding sequence ATGAAAAGTATGTCAGATAAATTATTAAAAAAAATAAATGAATTATCCACACCTGTTAAAATAATGCACGTTTGTGGTTCCCATGAACATACAATAATGGAGAATGGAATTAGAAGTTTACTTCCAGATGAAATAGAAATCATTGCAGGACCCGGATGTCCTGTTTGTGTAGTTCCCTCTCGTGAAATTGATGAAGCTTTAGAATTAATTGATAGAGGAGTTACAATTACAACCTTCGGAGATATGTTAAGAGTTCCGGGTTCTGAAAGATCACTTGCAGATGCGAAAGCTGAAGGAGGAGATGTTAGAGTAGTTTATGGAATAAATAGAGCTATTGAAATATCTGAAAAAGAAGATAATGATGTTGCATTCATATCTGCAGGTTTTGAAACAACTGCACCAACCACTGCTGCCGAACTATTAGCAACACCTCCTGAAAATTTCTCAGTACTATCATGTCACAGATTAATACCACCAGCTATTGATTTTTTAATTAATTCTGGAGAGACAAGTCTAAATGCATTAATTGAACCTGGGCATGTTTGTACAATTATTGGAACTAGACCGTTTGAATATTTCTCAAAAGAGTTTGGAATTCCTCAAGCTGTAGCGGGTTTTAATCCATTAGACATATTAATGTCTGTATATATGATTTTAAGACAAATTCATAATGAAACACCAAAAATAGAAAATGAATACACAAGAGCAGTTAGAGAAGAAGGAAATACGATTGCGCAAGAAAAAATGAATCAGGTATTTGAAGTGACCTCCAGGGAATGGAGAGGATTTCCAAAAATACCAAATTCCATCTTAGAAATTAAAGATGAATTCAGTGAATATAATGCTCGTGAAAAATACGATATTGAAGTTAAAGATGTTAATGAAGCACCTAAAGGATGTATTTGCGGACCTATTTTAAGAGGACTTGCAAGACCAGAAGACTGTAAGCTATTTAGAAAAACATGCAATCCATTACATCCAATCGGAGCTTGTATGGTAAGTAAAGAAGGAACATGCAACATCGCCCACAGATACTCAAGATGA
- a CDS encoding TldD/PmbA family protein produces the protein MIYEIAQEAKKAIENNCDAYEIYIDESKSIQLDSRKEELNFAKEEIDRGVGIRVIKDNKIGFAFTSNMDKIAETAKHSIENTKLNKTDENYAFAEVEEIPSVKKVYDKKFNELDLDESIEFLKNTIDTTIDQGCDITGSGFSASEGKSLILNSNGVSIEDEGTGFSIGLSVNIQKDGKIATAYNSQSSRFFDLDGEKLAIEVCNLAKSSLDTKPIETNNYDVVLDYYAATGLLQTFMNAFNGENVMRGRSILKDKINFQIANPNLSIIDNPLLEKGMYTSKCDGEGIVSQKTDLIKDGILNSFIYDIYTANKSGVKTTSNGLRGSYLTTPMISPTNLEFKFSDMKDLSEIKNGVLTTSVLGAHTANPISGDFSVEASNAFKIENGELSEPINKAMISGNIFEIMEKVEGLQSEIKQYGPFIIPKLLVHDLRVVGQNQ, from the coding sequence ATGATATACGAAATAGCACAAGAAGCAAAAAAAGCAATAGAAAATAATTGTGATGCCTATGAAATATACATTGATGAATCAAAATCCATCCAACTTGACTCCCGAAAAGAGGAATTAAATTTTGCAAAAGAAGAAATTGACCGTGGAGTAGGCATTAGAGTAATTAAAGACAATAAAATAGGTTTTGCATTCACTTCAAACATGGATAAAATTGCTGAAACAGCAAAACATTCAATTGAAAACACTAAATTAAATAAAACTGATGAAAATTATGCATTTGCTGAAGTCGAAGAAATCCCAAGTGTTAAAAAAGTATATGATAAAAAATTTAATGAATTAGATCTTGATGAATCCATTGAATTTTTAAAAAACACAATAGATACAACAATTGACCAAGGATGTGACATAACTGGTTCTGGATTTTCAGCAAGTGAAGGAAAATCCCTTATTTTAAACTCGAATGGGGTTTCCATTGAAGATGAAGGTACCGGATTTAGTATTGGATTATCTGTAAATATACAAAAAGATGGAAAAATTGCAACAGCGTATAACTCACAATCTTCAAGATTCTTTGATTTGGATGGTGAAAAATTAGCTATCGAAGTGTGCAATCTTGCTAAAAGTTCTCTTGATACAAAACCAATTGAAACAAATAATTATGATGTTGTTCTTGATTATTATGCTGCAACCGGTCTTCTGCAAACATTTATGAATGCATTCAATGGTGAAAATGTTATGAGAGGAAGATCTATCTTAAAAGATAAAATAAATTTCCAAATAGCTAATCCTAATTTAAGCATAATTGACAATCCTCTTTTAGAAAAAGGAATGTATACTTCAAAATGTGATGGGGAAGGCATTGTAAGTCAAAAAACTGATTTGATAAAAGATGGAATTCTAAATTCATTTATTTATGATATTTATACTGCAAACAAATCAGGCGTTAAAACAACATCTAATGGTCTTAGAGGGTCTTATTTAACAACACCTATGATTTCCCCCACAAACCTTGAGTTTAAATTTAGTGATATGAAAGATTTATCAGAAATTAAAAATGGTGTTTTAACAACTAGTGTTTTAGGAGCCCATACTGCAAATCCAATTTCAGGAGATTTTTCAGTTGAAGCAAGTAATGCATTTAAAATAGAAAATGGTGAATTAAGCGAGCCTATTAATAAAGCAATGATTTCAGGAAATATATTTGAAATTATGGAAAAAGTAGAAGGATTGCAATCCGAAATAAAACAATATGGCCCATTTATTATTCCTAAATTATTAGTTCACGATTTAAGAGTTGTTGGACAAAATCAATAA
- a CDS encoding phosphoglycolate phosphatase produces MTIEAIAVDIDGTITDEKRQICISAIEALRKAESKGIPTIIVTGNVVNYAYATEVLIGCSGGLVAENGGVVFKEGENNNAVETLVERAFVTSAEEHLKDKLGDKFDKHASHDNMYRLTETVFYKTLDIKELEDALKDFKYLDELEIYDSGFALHITDKRVNKGTSLKYLCERNGINMENVMAIGDSQNDEDFLKQAGYKIAVANAEDKLKDISTYTCENMFGDGVAEAIEKFVL; encoded by the coding sequence ATGACAATTGAAGCAATTGCAGTTGATATTGATGGAACTATAACTGATGAAAAAAGACAAATCTGTATTTCTGCTATTGAAGCATTAAGAAAAGCAGAATCAAAAGGAATACCAACCATTATTGTAACAGGCAATGTTGTTAACTATGCTTATGCTACAGAAGTCCTTATTGGGTGTAGCGGCGGACTTGTAGCAGAAAATGGTGGTGTTGTCTTTAAAGAAGGTGAAAACAATAATGCTGTTGAAACATTAGTTGAAAGAGCTTTCGTGACATCTGCTGAAGAGCACTTAAAAGATAAATTAGGCGACAAATTTGATAAACATGCATCCCACGACAATATGTACAGATTAACCGAAACTGTATTCTATAAAACATTAGATATAAAAGAATTAGAAGATGCATTAAAAGATTTTAAATACTTAGACGAACTTGAAATTTATGATAGTGGTTTTGCACTACACATTACCGACAAACGTGTGAATAAAGGAACTTCACTAAAATATTTATGTGAAAGAAATGGAATAAATATGGAAAATGTTATGGCTATTGGAGATAGTCAAAATGATGAAGATTTCTTAAAACAAGCAGGATACAAAATAGCTGTGGCAAATGCTGAAGACAAATTAAAAGATATTAGTACATACACTTGTGAGAATATGTTCGGCGATGGTGTAGCAGAAGCTATTGAAAAATTTGTATTATAG